The window GCGAACGGCAGGCCTTGCGTGCTCTCGATCAGGCGGAGGCGCGGCGCGAACGGCTCGCCACGCGGCGTGAGGAACTGGCCGATGCGCTGAAAGAGCAGGCAAGCCAGCGAGACATAGCCGCAAGCGAGCTGGAAGCGGCCAAAGCCAAGCTGGCCGAATTGCCCGATCCCGAAGCTGGCCGTGCCTCGCTGGATGCGGCGCGCGCCAAGAACGAAGCCACGCGCGAAATGCTGCAGGCCGCAAATGCCGCGCTGGCCGCGCATGATCAGTCCCTCGCCGGGCAGCGCGAACGGGTGGCGGCCCAGCGCGCGGATATGAAGGGCTGGCAGGCGCGCGCCGGCGATGCGGCGGGCCGACTTGCAGGCATGTCCGCGCGGTTTGAAGAGATCGAGGAAGAACGCGCCGTTATCGCTGCCAAGCCCGAAGGCCTGATGCGCGAAATCGAAGGCGGCGAAAAGGTGCGTGCGCGGCTGACCGAAGAACTCACCAAGGCAGAAGAAGCTGTGCGCAGCGCCGAAGCCGAAGCGCGCGAGGCCGATGCTGCGCTCGCTGATCTCAATGAAGCGCTTTCCGCCACGCGCGAACACCGCGCCACGCTGGCCGCGCGGGCCGAGAATGAAGAGCAACGCCGTGAGGAAATGGCGCGGCTGTCGGGCGAACGCTTCCAGTCGCCGCCATCGATGCTGTCCGGCAAATTCGAATTCGACGAGGAGGAGGTGAAAGCCTCTGCTCTCGAGAATGAGGAATTGGACAGACTGGTCGCAAGCCGCGAGCGGATCGGTCCGGTCAATCTCGTCGCCGCGGATGAGCTGACCCGGATAGAGGAAGAACACGGCGCCAACGCTGCCGAGCAGGAAGAATTGGCGGAAGCCGTGCGCCGCCTCCGATCCAGCATCGGCAATCTCAATCGCGAGGGCCGCGAACGCCTTCGCGCCGCGTTCGAGGAAGTAGACGGACACTTCCGCCGTCTCTTCACGCGCCTGTTTGAAGGCGGTCAGGCCCATCTTGCGCTGGTCGATAGCGACGATCCACTTGAAGCGGGGCTGGAGATTTACGCCCAACCCCCGGGCAAGCGCCTGCAATCGCTCAGCCTGCTTTCCGGCGGCGAACAGGCATTAACCGCAACAGCCCTTATTTTCGCGCTCTTCCTAACCAATCCGGCACCAATCTGCGTACTGGACGAAGTCGACGCGCCGCTGGACGATGCCAATATCGAGCGTTTTTGCGACCTGCTGGATAGCATGGTCCGCGAAACCAACACGAGATATCTGATCGTGACCCACAACGCCGTCACCATGAGTCGTATGCACCGCCTGTTCGGTGTGACGATGGTGGAGAAGGGCGTCAGCAGGCTGGTGAGCGTCGATTTGGGCGAGGCGGAAGCGCTGGCGGCGGAGTAGATCCTGTCGTCATCCTGAACTTGTTTCAGGATCCATCTTAGTCACTATCCACTCCGCACTCAGATCAAATTGTAAGTGGCAAATAATATCCAGGCAAAGATAGCAAATAGTGCCGTCTCAGATAGCGTAGCAAACCAGTACTTGCCCCAGCGAATTGCTCTGCTGCTAGCAAAAGCCATTACAGCGAACGCGGCCTTCGGCATCGCCTCGTGTGATATGGTTCGTGCGAGGGAACGTAAGGCAAGAGTAGAAAGAGCGCTGTGAAGAGCAACGCGATTTCCACCAAGCTAAGAAACAACCGCTTGCTCATTTTCTCTCCAAGTGACGCTAGTGAACGCTGATGACATGCGGTCCGCAGTGCAGCTGTGGATGCTGAAACAGGTTCAGCATTACGAGGATGCCTAATCCAACACAGCCCGCGGCCCCGGCCCTTTCAACCCCAGCTTGTCATCCTTGTTGTAGAGCTGGCACTTGGTGAGCGACAAACATCCGCAGCCGATGCATTGATCGAGCTGGTTACGAGTGCGGTTGAGAAGCTTGATCTTCTCATCGATTTCTACGCGCATCTGGCGGCTAATGCGTTGCCAGTCGGCGAGCGTCGGATTGCGGCCCTGCGGAAGGCTGGCGAGCTGTTCCTCGATCTCCGCGAGGCCTAACCCAAGCTTTTGCGCGATCAGGATGAAGCTGACCCGTCGGATATCGCCACGCAGGAAGCGGCGCTGGTTGCCGCTGGTGCGGATCGGATCGAGCAGGCCCTTCTCTTCATAAAATCGCAGCGCCGATACGGCGACTCCCGTGCGCCTTGCCAGCTGGCCGATGGTGACGAAGTTTGCCTGCATTCCCCTGCCCTAACAGAATTTTGTCTACAAAAGCTTGACCTCAACTTAGCTTGAGGTTGCATGAGTGTGCAAGTCACGATTCGCGCAACCCTATGTGGACCCGTACGGATCGGTGCAAATACAGATATTTAAGAAAAGGACTTGCGATGAATACTACCACTAGAACCGCATCGTGCATCGAGCATGTGAACCTCACCGTCAGCGATCTCGATCGGTCGATAGCGCTGTTCGAAGACCTGATGGACTGGCACACTCGCATCCGTGCCCAACACGGCATACGGGGTGAATTTGCGCATGTCGGATCGGACGAGAGCTACCTCGCACTATGGGCCGACGGTGGCGACTACTCCGGTCAGGAAAAGGGCAAGCCGATGAATCATGTGGGGCTGCAAGTGCCTGACCTGACCGCTGCCGAAGATGCGGTGAAACGGCACGGCCTCGAAACCTTCAGCCATGGCAAATACGAACCCGGCCCGCGCAGCTTTTACTTCTTCGACTGGGACGGGATCGAGTTCGAAGTGGTCTGCTATGAGTAGGGCTCAGAAGCTCTCTTCATAGATCCGCGAAATGTCCCTGCCCCACTCGCCATGGTATTTGTCGAGCAGGACCTGGGCGGGGACTTTACCGCTATCGACGATCTGCCGCAGGGGATTGAGGAAGCCGGTTTCGTTGTCGCCCATGGAGTTGAGCCTCCCGCGTGCGGCAAGGCCGGCATGGGCGATGTCGAGCACTTCGCTCGCCAGATCGCGCAATTTGCCGCCGCCGGGGATGGAAGCGTCCAGCGCCTTTGCCGGAACGGCATTGCGAAGCGCCTCGCGCTCTTCCATCGACCAGTCCTTGACCAAATCCCACGCCGCATCGAGCGCGGTCTCGTCATAAAGCAGGCCGACCCACAGGGCAGGCAAAGCGCAGATGCGATTCCACGGTCCACCATCTGCGCCGCGCATTTCGAGGAAACTTTTCAGCCGCACTTCTGGGAAGGCGGTCGAGAGGTGATCCCACCAGTCGCTTTCAGTCGGCAGCTCACCCGGCAGGATAGACAATTCGCCTTTCATGAAATCGCGGAAACTGAGGCCTGCGGCGTCATGATATTTGCCATCGCGATAGACAAAATACATCGGCACATCGAGCATATAGTCGACATAGCGTTCGTATCCAAAGCCATCTTCGAACACGAATGGCAGCATGCCGGTGCGATGCGGATCGGTGTCGCTCCAGATATGGCTGCGATAGGAAAGAAAGCCGTTGGGCTTGCCCTCGGTGAATGGCGAATTGGCGAAAAGGGCGGTGGCCAGTGGCTGGAGCGCAAGACCGGTGCGGAACTTTTTCACCATATCCGCCTCTGAACTATAGTCCAGATTAACCTGAATGGTACAGGTGCGCAGCATCATGTCGAGGCCAAGCGATCCGACGCGCGGCATGTGGCGCATCATGATCTCGTAGCGCTGCTTGGGCATGACGGGCAGGTCTTCACGAGCCTTGTCCGGCCACATGCCGAGCCCGAGGAAGCCGACGTTGCAGTCTTCGCCAATAGACTTCACCTGAGTCAGATGGCGGCCGGTTTCCGCGCAGGTCTGATGCAATGTTTCCAGCGGAGCGCCGGACAATTCCAGCTGGCCAGCAGGCTCGAGGCTGATCGTGCCGTCCTCTCCCGACATGGCAATGACATCGACCTTGCCGCTCGGCCCCGCCTCTTCCACCGGCTCCCAGCCGAACTGGCGCATCGACATGAGGATATCGCGGATACCGCCAGCCTCATCATAGCTCGGCGCCCGGTGATCGGTGGTCTTGTAGACGAGCTTTTCGTGTTCGGTGCCGATGCGCCACGCCGAAGCGGGCTTTTCGCCCGCCTGCATCGGCGCTGCCAATTGGTCACGGTGTTCGATGCGCGGTTCGTCGCCGCCGGATGCCTGCCGTGTGCTCATCAGCTCTCCTTTTCACTCGATCCGCGCCTTAGCCGATAGGTCCTGATTGGCCACGAAATTATTTGCTTACCCCACCGGCAAGCACGCTTTCACCAATCTCCTGACGCGCCCATCCATTGGGAAACGGCGGCGATGGCGGCGGTTTCCCCTCGCAATATTCGCGGACCGAGCGTGATCGGTTTCGCTTGAGGGTGCGCGCGAATAGCTTCACGCTCGGCATCATCGAAGCCGCCTTCTGGTCCGATAAGGATAGCTGCGGGTGCGCCATGGGCGGCGAAGGCTTTTGCAGTTGGCGATCCGCCCAACTCATCGGCGAAAAACAGCGCGCGACCGGCGGGAAAGTCGCGCAGAAAGGTATCGAGCTTCTCCGGAGCAGTAAGGCCAGGCAACGCCGTGCGAGCGCATTGCTCTGCCGCTTCGGTGACGATCATGTGGGCACGGTCAGCGTTGAGCTTGTCGGCCACACAGCGCCGCGTGATAACTGGCCGGATTTCGCGCACGCCAAGCTCGGTCGCCTTCTCCAGCACAGTGTCGAAGCGATCCTTCTTCAACAGCGCAGGGCAGAGCCAGAGGTCGGGCACCTGTTCGCGTTCACGCAATCGTTCGACAGTTTCGACGTTTACATGGCGTTTGCCAGCTTCGACCACGCGGCAGGCCCACTCGCCCGTTTTATCATCGCACAGAATCACCGCATTGCCTTCGGAAACACGCATCACGCGGGAGAGATAGTGCGCGGGCTGGCCATCGATGGTGATCAGCTGCCCTTCGGCAAGTTCGCTTTCAACGAATAGGCGCGGTGCAGATCGCGGGGGCCAGGCGGGGGTTGCGGGCATGGCTAGGGCCATAACCATTTCGTCATCCTAGCGAAAGCTGGGATCTGACCGAACGAGATCCCAGCTTTCGCTAGGATGACGGCGTGGTAAGGGGAGCCATGAGTTCAGAAACGATCACCCCGGACAGCCAGCACAAATCGCTTGCCGAGCGCCTGCCACAGCCGTTTCGCGACTATGCTCTGCTGGGGCGGTTCGACCGGCCGATCGGCTGGTGGCTGCTGTTCTGGCCCTGCGTATGGGGCGTTTGGCTGACGGGTGCCGGGCTGCAATGGCAGCTGCTCGCATGGCTCCTGCTCGGCGCGATTGCGATGCGCGCGGCGGGCTGCGTGTATAACGATATCGTCGATGCCGATCTCGACAGGCAGGTCGAGCGCACTGCGCTGCGCCCTATCGCCAGTGGTCGCGTGAGCAAACGGGCGGCCTGGGTGTGGCTCATCAGCCTGTGCCTCATCGGGCTTCTCGTCCTGCTGCAGCTCCGGCTGGAGGCGCAGCTGGTGGCGCTTGGCAGCCTTGTCATGGTCGCCGCCTACCCCTTCATGAAGCGGATCACATGGTGGCCGCAGGCGTGGCTGGGGCTGGTCTTCAATTGGGGCGCGCTGGTGGGCTGGATGGCACTGCGCGATGACAATCTCGCCGTGATGTTCGCACTCTATGCGGGCGCGGCCTGCTGGACCATCGGTTATGACACTATCTACGCGCTGCAGGACCGTGAGGATGACGCGCTGGTTGGCATCAAAAGCTCTGCCCTGCGCATGGGCGGGCGAGTGAAATCAGGCGTTGCCGCCTTCTATATCGCCGCGCTTGGCCTGTGGGCGCTTGCCTTCTGGCTGCTGCGGTCCGACTGGATCGCGCTGCTCGCGCTCATCCCGATGGCGCTGCACCTGTTCTGGCAAGTTGCGACGCTGGAAACGAGCGGCGCGGACAATCCGCTCGATCGTTTCCGTTCAAATAGGTTTGCCGGGGCGCTGATGGCGGCGGCGTGCTTCATCGTGGGGAATGCCGGAGCGTAGTCACTCTGCGGGTTGCGGCTCCATGCGGCCCTGTCCTTTGCGAGGGTTGGCCCAATGCAGCAGCTTGGCGAGGCGCGAGGTGATAACGCCGTGCTCCTGCATCCAGTCGTAATATTCGCGATATTTCGGGTCTTCCGCCAGAAGATGCGCCTCCTCGGTACGCGCGCGCCAGTAATAAATGCCGCTCACCGCCATGATGAAAGCCGTGTTGCGGATCGCATCGGTCAGCGACTCGCTGGTGACGAGGAAGGGCATGGTCGCGCACCACCAAAACAGGTTCTTTGACACATAGGCAGGGTGACGTGTGAAGCGATAGGGGCCGTTGGTCAGCACACCGCGATAGGTCAGGTTGGAAAAGCGAATGCCGAAAGCGACCGTTGCCCAGGCATAGATACCGGTCAGGAAGACGAGCCATCCCGCCCATAGCCACAACAGCGCCGGGTAATCGGCGAGCCAATAGGCCCAATCCGCCGTGTTTACTTCATAATTGATGA is drawn from Aurantiacibacter sp. MUD61 and contains these coding sequences:
- the soxR gene encoding redox-sensitive transcriptional activator SoxR; translation: MQANFVTIGQLARRTGVAVSALRFYEEKGLLDPIRTSGNQRRFLRGDIRRVSFILIAQKLGLGLAEIEEQLASLPQGRNPTLADWQRISRQMRVEIDEKIKLLNRTRNQLDQCIGCGCLSLTKCQLYNKDDKLGLKGPGPRAVLD
- a CDS encoding VOC family protein; translation: MNTTTRTASCIEHVNLTVSDLDRSIALFEDLMDWHTRIRAQHGIRGEFAHVGSDESYLALWADGGDYSGQEKGKPMNHVGLQVPDLTAAEDAVKRHGLETFSHGKYEPGPRSFYFFDWDGIEFEVVCYE
- a CDS encoding glutamate--cysteine ligase; protein product: MSTRQASGGDEPRIEHRDQLAAPMQAGEKPASAWRIGTEHEKLVYKTTDHRAPSYDEAGGIRDILMSMRQFGWEPVEEAGPSGKVDVIAMSGEDGTISLEPAGQLELSGAPLETLHQTCAETGRHLTQVKSIGEDCNVGFLGLGMWPDKAREDLPVMPKQRYEIMMRHMPRVGSLGLDMMLRTCTIQVNLDYSSEADMVKKFRTGLALQPLATALFANSPFTEGKPNGFLSYRSHIWSDTDPHRTGMLPFVFEDGFGYERYVDYMLDVPMYFVYRDGKYHDAAGLSFRDFMKGELSILPGELPTESDWWDHLSTAFPEVRLKSFLEMRGADGGPWNRICALPALWVGLLYDETALDAAWDLVKDWSMEEREALRNAVPAKALDASIPGGGKLRDLASEVLDIAHAGLAARGRLNSMGDNETGFLNPLRQIVDSGKVPAQVLLDKYHGEWGRDISRIYEESF
- a CDS encoding 16S rRNA (uracil(1498)-N(3))-methyltransferase, producing the protein MPATPAWPPRSAPRLFVESELAEGQLITIDGQPAHYLSRVMRVSEGNAVILCDDKTGEWACRVVEAGKRHVNVETVERLREREQVPDLWLCPALLKKDRFDTVLEKATELGVREIRPVITRRCVADKLNADRAHMIVTEAAEQCARTALPGLTAPEKLDTFLRDFPAGRALFFADELGGSPTAKAFAAHGAPAAILIGPEGGFDDAEREAIRAHPQAKPITLGPRILRGETAAIAAVSQWMGASGDW
- the ubiA gene encoding 4-hydroxybenzoate octaprenyltransferase, coding for MSSETITPDSQHKSLAERLPQPFRDYALLGRFDRPIGWWLLFWPCVWGVWLTGAGLQWQLLAWLLLGAIAMRAAGCVYNDIVDADLDRQVERTALRPIASGRVSKRAAWVWLISLCLIGLLVLLQLRLEAQLVALGSLVMVAAYPFMKRITWWPQAWLGLVFNWGALVGWMALRDDNLAVMFALYAGAACWTIGYDTIYALQDREDDALVGIKSSALRMGGRVKSGVAAFYIAALGLWALAFWLLRSDWIALLALIPMALHLFWQVATLETSGADNPLDRFRSNRFAGALMAAACFIVGNAGA